A window of Microcystis aeruginosa FD4 contains these coding sequences:
- a CDS encoding DNA methyltransferase: MSHKSENCLPLKVIEIQPSALEDNYQTIGKNSNVYFLHLPTIKQCKLKKISNLKDYLISFANELDDKSVLCILSNAEIACQVISFLEKSTYFKLWVAIKRSQALMDESYMLDNHVSLTMFTKYRSPLKHNKTLIQYSYCPSCNKTTKDYGGKKHLYSPFGTLMSDVWRDISYSHQKIPQDILERIKDLFGLEPYQFVYYIDLQNYFATIDNNQKIKPIENTTNNVIYKQPSNLIKSNLLINDDCLNYLRLLPNNSIDFIFADPPYNIQKKYDIWNDCQDNNQYIKWCIEWVNELARVLKNGKTLALLNIPIYLAKYYEFSQGVLEFQNWIVWESLSLPVRQIMPSHYGILCLSKGEPEIKKISNESIYDYNFSLKEWYCIRDQCIKKRNKDKTVDREPLTNIWWDIHRLKHNSKRVDHPCQLPPTLMKRILTIFTEENDVVLDPFNGSGTTTLVASIMNRRYIGIEISEQYHYLAEQRHIELENGLDPFAKRDIIPQAKNSRVNRIKKQKYDVSKKTLQLEVRDIALKIGRKPTREDIEKYSQYPFRYFNEYFADWGEVCSAVGDKGMQENKDIDNYPDFKQLELPFE; the protein is encoded by the coding sequence ATGAGCCACAAAAGTGAAAATTGTCTGCCACTAAAAGTTATTGAAATACAGCCTTCTGCGTTAGAAGATAATTATCAAACTATAGGCAAAAACTCTAATGTCTATTTTCTTCATCTTCCGACTATTAAACAATGTAAACTCAAAAAAATATCTAATCTTAAAGATTACCTAATTAGTTTTGCAAATGAATTAGATGATAAAAGTGTATTGTGTATCTTGTCCAATGCAGAAATTGCCTGTCAAGTCATATCGTTTTTAGAAAAATCTACATATTTCAAGCTATGGGTTGCTATCAAAAGAAGTCAAGCATTAATGGATGAGAGCTATATGTTAGATAACCATGTGTCTTTGACGATGTTTACTAAATACCGTTCACCTTTAAAGCATAATAAAACTTTAATTCAGTATTCTTATTGTCCCTCTTGTAATAAAACGACAAAAGATTATGGAGGTAAAAAACATTTATATAGTCCATTTGGAACATTAATGTCAGATGTGTGGAGGGACATAAGTTATTCTCATCAAAAAATACCTCAAGATATTCTTGAAAGAATAAAGGATCTTTTTGGTTTAGAACCATATCAATTTGTGTACTATATAGATCTACAAAATTATTTTGCCACCATCGACAATAATCAAAAAATAAAACCTATAGAAAATACAACTAATAATGTCATATACAAACAACCAAGTAATTTGATTAAAAGCAATCTACTAATTAATGATGATTGCTTAAATTATCTACGATTATTACCCAATAATTCAATAGATTTTATTTTTGCAGATCCTCCCTACAATATCCAAAAAAAATATGATATATGGAATGATTGTCAGGATAATAATCAATATATAAAGTGGTGTATTGAATGGGTAAATGAACTGGCTAGAGTATTAAAGAATGGAAAAACTCTAGCACTCCTCAATATTCCTATATACCTGGCTAAATACTATGAATTTAGTCAAGGAGTTTTAGAATTTCAAAATTGGATAGTTTGGGAAAGTCTTAGTCTTCCTGTGAGACAAATAATGCCTTCACATTATGGTATTTTGTGCCTAAGTAAAGGTGAACCAGAAATTAAAAAAATTAGCAATGAAAGTATTTATGATTATAATTTTTCTTTAAAAGAATGGTATTGTATTAGAGATCAATGTATCAAAAAAAGAAATAAAGATAAAACCGTAGATAGAGAACCGTTAACTAATATATGGTGGGACATTCATAGACTCAAGCATAATTCAAAACGTGTAGATCACCCATGTCAACTACCTCCAACACTAATGAAACGTATTCTCACTATATTTACCGAGGAAAATGATGTAGTATTAGACCCCTTTAATGGCTCTGGTACAACTACTCTTGTTGCCTCTATCATGAACAGACGATACATTGGCATTGAAATTTCTGAACAATATCATTATTTAGCTGAACAAAGACATATAGAGTTAGAAAATGGTCTTGATCCATTTGCTAAAAGAGATATTATTCCTCAGGCTAAAAATAGTAGAGTTAATCGTATTAAAAAACAAAAATATGATGTTTCTAAAAAAACTTTACAGCTAGAAGTGAGAGATATAGCGCTAAAAATAGGGCGAAAACCAACCAGAGAAGATATAGAAAAGTACAGCCAATACCCTTTCAGATACTTTAACGAATATTTTGCTGATTGGGGAGAAGTTTGTAGTGCTGTCGGTGATAAGGGTATGCAAGAAAACAAGGACATAGATAACTATCCAGACTTTAAGCAGCTTGAGCTACCATTTGAGTGA
- the rpmJ gene encoding 50S ribosomal protein L36, whose protein sequence is MKVRASVKKMCEKCRVIRRRGRVMVICSNPKHKQRQG, encoded by the coding sequence ATGAAAGTTAGAGCGTCTGTCAAAAAAATGTGCGAAAAGTGCCGCGTCATCCGTCGGCGCGGTCGAGTCATGGTAATTTGTTCTAACCCCAAACACAAGCAGAGACAAGGTTAA
- a CDS encoding YciI family protein → MPWFVKIEKGIVDKATFDRSVSAHKDYVRDLISQGRAAKTGYWAERGGGMLLFKADSLEEAQAIIVRDPLIENGCVEYELHEWRIVVE, encoded by the coding sequence ATGCCCTGGTTTGTCAAGATAGAAAAAGGCATTGTTGATAAAGCTACCTTCGATCGCTCTGTCAGCGCCCATAAGGACTATGTGCGTGATTTAATTAGCCAAGGACGAGCAGCAAAAACTGGTTATTGGGCAGAAAGGGGCGGCGGAATGTTATTATTTAAGGCCGATTCTCTTGAGGAAGCCCAAGCAATTATAGTTCGCGATCCTTTAATCGAGAATGGTTGTGTGGAATACGAACTCCATGAATGGCGAATTGTCGTAGAATAA
- the rpsM gene encoding 30S ribosomal protein S13 has translation MARIAGVDLPRDKRVEIALTYLYGVGLSRSQEVLSATGVNPDTRVKDLSDEDVAALRTYIETNYQIEGDLRRWEAMNIKRLADIGTYRGRRHRLGLPVRGQRTRTNARTRRGRRVTVAGKKKAPSKK, from the coding sequence GTGGCAAGGATAGCTGGTGTAGACCTACCTCGCGATAAGCGTGTGGAAATCGCCCTGACCTATCTCTACGGAGTGGGTCTATCGCGTTCCCAAGAAGTCTTATCCGCGACGGGTGTTAACCCTGACACTCGGGTCAAGGATCTCAGCGATGAAGACGTGGCGGCGCTACGGACTTATATCGAAACAAATTATCAAATCGAGGGGGATTTGAGACGCTGGGAGGCGATGAACATCAAACGCCTCGCCGATATCGGCACCTATCGGGGTCGTCGGCATCGGCTAGGATTACCCGTGCGCGGGCAACGGACGCGAACCAATGCGCGGACCCGTCGCGGTCGTCGGGTGACAGTGGCAGGGAAGAAAAAAGCCCCCTCCAAGAAATAA
- a CDS encoding RidA family protein produces MSSFLTMLPMNNQVIRTDKAPAPVGPYNQAIAATGPFLFVAGQIPLDPVTGEIVSGEISAQTEQVMANLEGILTAAGANWSNVVKTTVFLSDLANFGAMNQVYARYFPPETAPARACVEVARLPKDVLVEIECIAVLA; encoded by the coding sequence ATGTCATCTTTTTTAACTATGCTGCCCATGAATAATCAGGTCATCCGTACTGATAAAGCCCCAGCCCCTGTGGGTCCCTATAATCAAGCGATCGCTGCTACTGGTCCTTTTCTCTTTGTTGCGGGACAAATTCCCCTAGATCCCGTCACGGGTGAAATCGTCTCCGGGGAAATTAGCGCCCAAACCGAACAAGTCATGGCCAATCTAGAGGGCATTTTAACCGCCGCGGGAGCCAATTGGTCAAATGTGGTCAAAACTACCGTCTTTCTCTCGGATTTAGCCAATTTCGGGGCGATGAATCAAGTTTATGCCCGTTATTTCCCCCCAGAAACTGCCCCGGCCCGGGCCTGTGTGGAAGTGGCCCGTCTTCCCAAAGATGTCCTAGTAGAAATAGAATGTATTGCCGTTTTAGCCTAA
- the ileS gene encoding isoleucine--tRNA ligase: MSNAKSYKDTVNLPQTDFDMRANASKREPEIQKFWQDEQIYEKLAQNNPKELFILHDGPPYANGSLHIGHALNKILKDIINKYKLLQGYKVRYVPGWDCHGLPIELKVLQSLKSSEKEGLTPLKLRQKAHDFALQTQKEQCEGFKRYGVWGDWENPYLTLKPEYEAAQIAVFGKMALKGYIYRGLKPVHWSPSSQTALAEAELEYPEGHTSRSVYVAFPITSVSTPVLTSFLPNLSVAIWTTTPWTLPGNLAVALNPELNYSVVETSESNYLIVATDLVEKLADTFNTTLTIKATVKGQDLEHTKYRHPLFDRESAILIGGDYVTTDSGTGLVHTAPGHGQEDYIVGQRYGLPILSPVDDQGNFTAEAGQFAGLNVLKDANEAIILALTEKGALLKEEAYQHKYPYDWRTKKPTIFRATEQWFASVEGFRELALEAIDSVRWIPATGKNRITSMVSERSDWCISRQRSWGVPIPVFYDEETNEPLLTEETINHVQAIFAVKGSNAWWELSVEELLPTSYRDNGRSYRKGMDTMDVWFDSGSSWNAVANARPELSYPADMYLEGSDQHRGWFQSSLLTSVAANGIAPYKTVLTHGFVLDEQGRKMSKSLGNVIDPNVIINGGKDQKKEPAYGVDVIRLWVSSVDYTNDVNIGQNILKQLVDIRNKIRNTARFLLGSLNDFDPVKDAVAYQDLPEIDRYMLHRISEVFTEVTAAFESFQFFRFFQTVQNFCVVDLSNFYIDIAKDRLYISDPNSFRRRSCQTVYAIALENLAKAIAPVLSHLAEDIWQFLPYKTPYLSVFESGWLNIDPAWNNRELADKWAKFRQLRTEVNKVMETARNDKAIGASLEAKVLLYVPDETLKQELELFNNCDSLTGNKVDELRYLFLSSQVELVSDISAIQTAEYKGESDFVSVGIVKADGEKCDRCWNYSTQVGKFADDPTICERCNAALKGEF, translated from the coding sequence ATGTCCAACGCTAAAAGTTACAAAGATACCGTTAATTTGCCCCAAACTGACTTTGATATGCGGGCAAATGCCAGCAAACGTGAGCCAGAAATTCAGAAATTCTGGCAAGATGAGCAAATATACGAGAAACTAGCGCAAAATAACCCCAAAGAATTATTTATTCTCCACGATGGTCCCCCCTACGCTAACGGGTCCCTGCATATCGGTCATGCTTTAAATAAAATTCTCAAAGACATTATCAATAAATATAAACTGCTGCAAGGCTACAAAGTGCGCTATGTGCCGGGTTGGGATTGTCACGGGTTGCCGATCGAACTGAAGGTTTTACAAAGTCTCAAAAGCTCGGAAAAAGAGGGTCTAACCCCTTTAAAATTACGTCAGAAAGCCCACGATTTTGCCCTTCAAACGCAAAAAGAACAGTGTGAAGGTTTCAAAAGGTATGGAGTCTGGGGAGACTGGGAAAATCCCTATTTAACCCTAAAACCTGAATACGAGGCCGCTCAAATTGCCGTATTCGGAAAAATGGCCCTGAAAGGTTATATTTATCGGGGACTAAAACCGGTTCACTGGAGTCCTAGTTCTCAAACCGCTTTAGCTGAGGCAGAATTAGAATATCCCGAAGGTCACACTTCCCGCAGTGTCTATGTTGCTTTCCCAATTACGTCAGTTTCAACCCCGGTTTTAACGTCATTTTTGCCTAATTTATCCGTGGCTATCTGGACGACTACTCCCTGGACTTTACCCGGGAATTTAGCCGTCGCATTAAATCCAGAATTAAACTATTCAGTGGTAGAAACTAGCGAGTCTAATTATCTAATCGTAGCGACGGATTTAGTCGAAAAATTGGCCGACACTTTTAACACAACTTTGACGATTAAAGCAACGGTTAAAGGTCAGGATTTAGAACATACTAAATATCGTCATCCTTTGTTTGACAGAGAAAGTGCTATTCTCATCGGTGGAGATTATGTCACCACTGATTCCGGCACCGGATTAGTTCATACTGCTCCCGGTCATGGTCAGGAGGATTATATCGTCGGCCAACGTTACGGTTTACCGATACTTTCTCCTGTGGATGATCAGGGAAATTTCACCGCAGAAGCGGGACAATTTGCGGGTTTAAATGTCTTGAAAGATGCTAATGAAGCAATAATTTTAGCACTGACAGAAAAGGGTGCATTACTTAAAGAAGAAGCATATCAGCATAAATATCCCTACGATTGGAGAACCAAAAAACCGACAATTTTCCGCGCAACAGAACAATGGTTTGCTTCCGTGGAAGGATTCCGAGAATTAGCTTTAGAAGCAATTGATTCGGTGCGTTGGATTCCTGCAACGGGTAAGAATCGCATCACTTCTATGGTCAGTGAAAGAAGCGATTGGTGTATCTCTCGTCAGCGCAGTTGGGGGGTTCCTATTCCTGTTTTTTATGACGAAGAAACTAATGAACCTCTGTTAACGGAGGAGACGATTAATCACGTTCAAGCTATCTTCGCAGTCAAGGGTTCTAATGCTTGGTGGGAGTTATCGGTAGAGGAATTGTTACCGACCAGTTATCGCGATAATGGTCGCAGTTATCGCAAGGGAATGGATACTATGGATGTGTGGTTTGATTCTGGTTCTAGTTGGAATGCGGTGGCTAATGCTCGACCAGAATTAAGTTATCCTGCTGATATGTATCTAGAAGGATCGGATCAGCATCGGGGATGGTTTCAATCGAGTTTATTAACCAGTGTGGCTGCTAATGGTATTGCTCCCTATAAAACGGTGTTAACTCACGGTTTTGTTTTGGATGAACAGGGACGAAAAATGAGTAAATCTCTGGGTAATGTAATCGATCCCAATGTGATCATTAATGGGGGTAAAGACCAGAAAAAAGAACCCGCTTATGGGGTGGATGTGATTCGTTTATGGGTGTCCTCGGTGGACTATACCAATGATGTGAATATCGGTCAAAATATTCTCAAACAGTTGGTAGATATCCGTAATAAAATCCGTAATACTGCCAGGTTTTTACTGGGGAGTTTAAATGATTTTGATCCCGTTAAAGATGCGGTAGCTTATCAGGACTTACCAGAGATTGATCGCTATATGTTACATCGTATCTCGGAAGTGTTTACGGAAGTGACGGCAGCTTTTGAAAGTTTCCAATTTTTCCGCTTTTTCCAGACGGTACAGAATTTTTGTGTTGTCGATTTATCTAACTTTTATATCGACATCGCTAAAGATCGTTTATACATTTCTGACCCTAATTCTTTCCGTCGTCGCAGTTGTCAAACAGTTTATGCTATTGCTTTAGAAAATCTTGCTAAAGCGATCGCTCCTGTCCTGTCTCATCTAGCGGAAGATATCTGGCAATTTCTACCCTACAAAACTCCTTATTTATCGGTATTTGAGTCAGGATGGCTAAACATCGATCCTGCTTGGAATAATCGCGAATTAGCCGATAAATGGGCGAAATTCCGGCAGCTACGCACCGAAGTTAATAAGGTGATGGAAACTGCCAGAAATGATAAGGCGATCGGTGCTTCTTTAGAGGCAAAAGTTTTACTTTATGTTCCCGATGAAACCTTAAAACAGGAGTTAGAATTATTCAACAATTGTGATAGTTTAACGGGGAATAAAGTCGATGAATTGCGTTATCTATTCCTCTCTTCTCAAGTGGAATTAGTTAGTGATATTAGCGCGATTCAAACCGCAGAATATAAGGGAGAATCGGACTTTGTTTCGGTGGGAATTGTCAAAGCAGACGGCGAAAAATGCGATCGCTGTTGGAATTATTCCACTCAAGTGGGAAAATTTGCCGATGATCCTACTATTTGTGAGCGTTGTAATGCCGCTTTAAAAGGAGAGTTCTAA
- a CDS encoding DNA-directed RNA polymerase subunit gamma → MKTPTDQRFDYVKIGLASPERIRQWGERNLPNGQVVGEVTKPETINYRTLKPEMDGLFCEKIFGPSKDWECWCGKYKRVRHRGIVCERCGVEVTESRVRRHRMGFIKLAAPVTHVWYLKGIPSYLSILLDMPLRDVEQIVYFNAYVVLDPGNAGNLSYKQLLSEDQWLEIEEEIYAEDSELVGIEVGIGAEAIQRLLQEINLEEEAERLRTEIVESKGQKRAKLIKRLRVIDNFIATGSQAEWMVLSVIPVIPPDLRPMVQLDGGRFATSDLNDLYRRVINRNNRLSRLQEILAPEIIVRNEKRMLQEAVDALIDNGRRGRTVVGANNRALKSLSDIIEGKQGRFRQNLLGKRVDYSGRSVIVVGPKLKIYQCGLPREMAIELFQPFVIHRLIKLGIVNNIKAAKKMIQRGDANVWHVLDEVITGHPVMLNRAPTLHRLGIQAFEPILVEGRAIQLHPLVCPAFNADFDGDQMAVHIPLSLEAQSEARLLMLACHNILSPATGRPIVAPSQDMVLGCYYLTAENPKAQKGGGRYFASMDDAIRAFDQGLVDLHASVWLRLPVGEKVKTNKPDEEVLETETLPDGSIWKYYRERKTREKDGQIISQYVRTTVGRIIYNKTILEALVV, encoded by the coding sequence ATGAAGACTCCAACAGATCAAAGATTTGATTACGTCAAAATCGGTTTAGCGTCCCCCGAAAGAATTCGGCAATGGGGAGAAAGAAACCTGCCTAACGGTCAAGTCGTCGGAGAAGTAACCAAACCAGAAACGATCAACTATCGGACTCTCAAACCGGAAATGGATGGGTTATTCTGCGAGAAAATTTTTGGCCCCTCGAAAGACTGGGAATGTTGGTGTGGTAAATACAAACGCGTCCGTCACCGGGGAATTGTCTGTGAACGTTGCGGGGTGGAAGTCACCGAGTCCCGGGTACGTCGTCATCGCATGGGTTTTATCAAATTAGCTGCCCCCGTCACCCACGTTTGGTATCTCAAAGGTATTCCCAGTTATCTCAGTATCCTGCTCGATATGCCCCTGCGGGACGTGGAGCAAATCGTCTATTTTAATGCCTATGTGGTTCTCGATCCGGGTAATGCCGGCAATCTTAGTTATAAACAACTCCTCAGCGAAGATCAATGGTTAGAGATCGAAGAAGAAATCTACGCGGAGGATTCGGAATTAGTCGGCATTGAAGTGGGTATTGGGGCCGAGGCTATCCAAAGACTCTTACAGGAAATTAACCTGGAAGAAGAAGCGGAAAGACTGCGGACGGAAATTGTCGAAAGTAAGGGGCAAAAACGGGCAAAATTAATTAAACGTCTCCGGGTAATCGATAACTTTATCGCCACGGGTTCTCAGGCAGAATGGATGGTTTTAAGCGTAATTCCCGTGATTCCCCCCGATTTACGCCCCATGGTGCAGTTGGACGGCGGCCGTTTTGCCACCTCTGACCTGAACGATCTCTACCGTCGGGTGATTAACCGCAATAACCGTTTATCCCGTCTGCAAGAAATTCTCGCCCCCGAAATTATCGTCCGCAACGAAAAACGGATGTTACAGGAGGCCGTCGATGCTTTAATTGATAACGGTCGTCGTGGTCGCACGGTGGTGGGGGCCAATAATCGCGCCCTGAAGTCTTTATCGGATATTATCGAGGGTAAACAGGGGCGTTTCCGTCAAAATCTCCTCGGTAAACGGGTGGACTATTCGGGACGTTCGGTTATCGTTGTCGGTCCGAAATTGAAGATCTATCAATGCGGTTTACCCAGGGAAATGGCGATCGAATTGTTCCAACCCTTCGTTATCCATCGTTTAATTAAATTAGGCATCGTCAATAATATCAAGGCAGCCAAGAAAATGATCCAACGGGGGGATGCCAATGTTTGGCACGTCTTGGATGAAGTAATCACAGGACACCCGGTGATGTTAAACCGCGCCCCCACCCTGCACCGTTTGGGCATTCAAGCGTTTGAACCGATCTTAGTGGAGGGCCGGGCGATTCAGTTACATCCCCTCGTCTGTCCCGCTTTTAACGCTGACTTTGACGGGGACCAAATGGCCGTACATATTCCCCTGTCTCTGGAAGCACAATCGGAAGCGCGTTTGTTGATGTTGGCCTGTCATAATATTCTCTCACCGGCGACTGGTCGCCCGATTGTTGCCCCTTCTCAGGATATGGTTTTGGGTTGTTATTATCTCACGGCCGAAAATCCCAAGGCCCAAAAGGGTGGGGGTCGTTATTTCGCCAGCATGGATGACGCTATTCGCGCTTTTGATCAGGGATTGGTGGATCTACACGCTTCTGTGTGGTTGCGTTTACCCGTCGGAGAAAAGGTGAAAACTAATAAACCAGATGAGGAAGTCCTGGAAACGGAAACTCTCCCCGATGGCAGCATCTGGAAATATTATCGGGAACGCAAAACCCGGGAGAAGGATGGTCAGATAATTTCTCAGTATGTGCGTACTACTGTAGGGCGAATTATCTACAATAAGACGATTCTAGAAGCTTTGGTGGTCTAG
- the infA gene encoding translation initiation factor IF-1, translated as MSKQDLIEMEGTVTESLPNAMFRVDLDNGFNVLAHISGKIRRNYIKILPGDRVKVELTPYDLTKGRITYRLKNQKK; from the coding sequence TTGTCTAAACAAGATCTAATCGAAATGGAAGGAACCGTCACCGAATCTTTGCCCAACGCCATGTTTAGGGTGGATTTAGATAACGGTTTCAACGTCTTAGCTCATATATCCGGCAAAATCCGCCGTAATTATATCAAAATCCTCCCAGGAGATCGAGTCAAAGTGGAACTGACCCCCTACGACCTAACCAAAGGCAGAATTACCTATCGCCTGAAAAATCAGAAAAAATAG